In Morganella morganii, the following are encoded in one genomic region:
- a CDS encoding YebY family protein: MKKALAFIPLLLAGAAQAAPLKTISKFEFGEKWPFTREEVMINCRDGNALWVINPSTLMSYPLNDVAAQQAKEQKIKVTDLSVITLKQTGDTEKGMDLTPIIEAAGALCGDK; encoded by the coding sequence ATGAAGAAAGCTCTGGCATTTATTCCTCTTTTACTGGCAGGTGCGGCACAGGCTGCGCCGCTGAAAACCATCAGCAAGTTTGAGTTTGGTGAAAAGTGGCCGTTTACCCGTGAGGAAGTGATGATCAACTGCCGGGACGGAAATGCACTGTGGGTGATTAATCCGTCGACACTGATGTCGTATCCGCTGAATGATGTGGCGGCACAACAGGCAAAAGAGCAGAAAATAAAGGTGACTGATCTCTCAGTTATCACATTAAAACAAACCGGAGACACGGAAAAAGGCATGGATCTTACTCCGATCATTGAGGCTGCCGGTGCGCTGTGTGGTGATAAATAA
- the proQ gene encoding RNA chaperone ProQ has protein sequence MENQPKLNSSKEIISFLAQRFPQCFVAEGEARPLKIGIFRDIVSRITEEDGISKTQLRTALRMYTSSWRYLYGVKEGAKRVDLDGNDCGDLEAEHVEHARTQLAEAKARVQAQRAQKREQDGEKKPRPADKAAADSRRSRTDKPKAPRTGKAPSPKSADAPRKPRAPRPESQSELTPITDIQALKVGQQLKVTVGSGVMDAQVLEITKDGVRVQLPSGLAMIVRAEHLKF, from the coding sequence ATGGAAAATCAACCCAAGTTGAATAGCAGTAAAGAAATTATTTCATTTTTGGCTCAGCGCTTCCCGCAATGCTTTGTGGCAGAAGGCGAAGCCCGCCCGCTGAAAATCGGCATCTTCCGCGATATCGTCAGTCGTATCACTGAAGAAGATGGTATCAGTAAAACACAGTTACGTACCGCACTGCGGATGTACACCTCCAGCTGGCGCTATCTGTACGGCGTCAAAGAAGGGGCCAAACGTGTTGACCTGGATGGTAACGATTGCGGCGATCTGGAAGCGGAACATGTTGAACATGCCCGTACCCAGTTAGCGGAAGCGAAAGCCAGAGTCCAGGCGCAGCGCGCGCAGAAACGTGAGCAGGACGGTGAGAAAAAACCGCGTCCGGCAGATAAAGCCGCCGCTGACTCCCGCCGCAGCCGTACGGATAAGCCTAAAGCGCCGCGTACCGGTAAAGCTCCGTCGCCGAAATCCGCTGATGCACCACGTAAACCACGTGCACCACGTCCCGAATCTCAGTCTGAACTGACACCAATCACTGATATTCAGGCACTGAAGGTGGGGCAGCAACTGAAGGTGACAGTCGGTTCCGGCGTTATGGATGCGCAGGTTCTCGAGATCACCAAAGACGGTGTACGTGTTCAGCTGCCTTCAGGGTTGGCAATGATCGTGCGTGCGGAACACTTAAAATTCTGA
- the copD gene encoding copper homeostasis membrane protein CopD: MELTPEALLIICRFIHFTAVMLLAGCGLFSVLLPGDRVALLLRARLRYTARSATVFTVLTTFLWLLLQAALMGDGWADMQDPDIILAVLSTSFGEIWRWQLVLAVILCGGLLLPSGRAQSSLFLICAAAMLALHAFTGHGMLHSGWTGRLYQFNQVVHLLSAAYWFGGLWPFLVCLLILLRRDTLAQGLPKEVVATLIRFSNLGHLAVFLVLATGLISTMLLLPDWPQWSGSDYQALLWLKTGLVLTMVLLAVINRYAVVPKIAQSGRFRLLMINSWVEIILGTLAILMVAIFATYQPA, translated from the coding sequence ATGGAACTGACACCGGAAGCGCTGTTGATTATCTGCCGCTTCATTCATTTTACGGCCGTGATGCTCCTTGCGGGATGCGGCCTGTTCTCTGTTCTGCTGCCCGGTGACCGGGTGGCGCTGCTGCTGCGGGCCAGACTGCGTTATACCGCCCGCAGTGCAACTGTGTTCACGGTCCTGACAACGTTCCTCTGGCTGCTGTTACAGGCGGCACTGATGGGGGACGGCTGGGCGGATATGCAGGATCCGGATATTATCCTCGCGGTGCTTTCCACCTCTTTCGGGGAGATCTGGCGCTGGCAGCTGGTGCTTGCCGTTATTCTCTGCGGCGGACTGCTGCTGCCGTCCGGACGGGCGCAAAGCAGTCTGTTTCTGATCTGTGCTGCGGCGATGCTGGCGCTGCACGCCTTTACCGGCCACGGCATGCTGCACAGCGGCTGGACAGGGCGGCTCTATCAGTTTAATCAGGTTGTTCACCTGCTCAGTGCCGCTTACTGGTTCGGCGGGTTGTGGCCGTTCCTGGTCTGTCTGCTGATCCTGTTGCGGCGTGACACACTCGCGCAGGGACTGCCGAAAGAAGTGGTGGCAACCCTGATCCGTTTTTCAAACCTGGGGCATCTTGCTGTCTTTCTGGTACTGGCAACCGGTCTTATCAGCACCATGCTGCTGTTGCCGGACTGGCCGCAGTGGAGCGGCAGTGATTATCAGGCACTGTTATGGCTGAAAACCGGGCTGGTGCTGACGATGGTGCTGCTGGCGGTGATAAACCGTTATGCGGTGGTACCGAAAATCGCACAATCAGGCCGCTTCCGCCTGTTGATGATTAACAGCTGGGTTGAGATAATTCTCGGCACACTGGCCATTTTAATGGTGGCGATTTTTGCAACTTATCAGCCTGCATAA
- the yebF gene encoding protein YebF has protein sequence MKAMNLFTRTGLAGAGILLAFTVSAQAPATAEVKNERMVTFPACESLNKDQIAAQVKYDFVQSRYPRWQDDKALLGSKPVAWVNVAEVTEKDGNYSVPLVVRGSKKQVSYTVDINCAAKTMTYSLPQ, from the coding sequence ATGAAGGCAATGAATCTGTTCACCCGTACCGGATTGGCAGGTGCAGGTATTCTGCTGGCATTCACCGTCAGCGCACAGGCTCCGGCCACGGCGGAAGTCAAAAATGAGCGTATGGTGACTTTCCCGGCGTGTGAATCGCTGAATAAAGATCAGATAGCGGCACAGGTAAAATATGACTTTGTGCAGAGCCGCTACCCGCGCTGGCAGGATGATAAAGCGCTGCTGGGCAGCAAGCCGGTTGCCTGGGTGAATGTGGCGGAAGTGACTGAGAAAGACGGTAATTACAGTGTGCCGCTGGTTGTGCGCGGCTCGAAAAAACAGGTCAGTTACACCGTTGATATCAATTGTGCGGCGAAGACCATGACATACAGTCTGCCGCAGTAA
- a CDS encoding GAF domain-containing protein yields the protein MNKLAFYQDLTRRLTSLISDEKDVIATLSNVSAVLFDELEQINWAGFYLLQGDTLVLGPFQGKVACVRIPVGRGVCGTAVAQGQVIRVDDVHDFAGHIACDSASNSEIVLPLVVNGQIIGVLDIDSPVFNRFDNNDEIGLKALNDALCAHLATCFMPKYREMIAS from the coding sequence ATGAATAAACTCGCGTTTTATCAGGATTTAACCCGCCGTTTAACATCGCTTATCAGTGATGAGAAAGATGTCATCGCGACACTGTCCAATGTCAGTGCCGTCCTTTTTGACGAGCTGGAACAGATAAACTGGGCCGGATTCTATCTCCTTCAGGGGGATACCCTCGTGCTGGGGCCGTTCCAGGGGAAAGTGGCCTGTGTCCGCATTCCGGTTGGTCGTGGTGTCTGCGGAACTGCGGTTGCTCAGGGGCAGGTTATCCGTGTGGATGATGTGCATGATTTCGCCGGACATATTGCCTGTGATTCGGCCAGTAACTCAGAAATAGTGTTGCCGCTCGTGGTAAATGGTCAGATTATCGGCGTACTGGATATCGACAGCCCGGTTTTTAATCGTTTTGATAATAATGATGAAATTGGTCTCAAAGCCTTGAATGACGCGCTCTGCGCACATCTGGCAACGTGCTTTATGCCGAAATATCGTGAAATGATCGCAAGTTAG
- a CDS encoding YoaH family protein yields the protein MFTGMPALSHEEQQAAVERIHTLMQQGMSSGEAIAQVAAELRERHHGGEQIRALFDEEDDDSEE from the coding sequence ATGTTTACCGGAATGCCCGCGTTAAGTCATGAAGAACAGCAGGCCGCAGTTGAGCGGATCCACACCCTGATGCAGCAAGGTATGAGCAGTGGTGAGGCTATCGCACAGGTCGCGGCGGAGTTACGCGAACGGCATCACGGCGGTGAGCAGATCCGCGCGCTGTTTGATGAGGAAGATGACGACAGCGAAGAATAG
- a CDS encoding DNA polymerase III subunit theta translates to MSYNLAELSQEEMDKINADLAASGVAFKERYNMPVIAEQVQQTLPESLRAYFAERLVFYRQRSAGLSRLPYEPNAKR, encoded by the coding sequence GTGAGTTATAATCTTGCCGAACTCAGTCAGGAAGAGATGGATAAAATCAATGCGGACTTAGCCGCATCCGGTGTCGCCTTTAAAGAGCGCTATAACATGCCGGTGATCGCCGAGCAGGTGCAGCAGACACTGCCTGAATCCCTGCGCGCCTATTTTGCCGAACGTCTGGTATTTTACCGCCAGCGCAGTGCCGGGCTTTCCCGCCTGCCGTATGAGCCGAATGCCAAACGCTGA
- a CDS encoding DUF488 domain-containing protein, producing the protein MIFCKRVYDEVAESDGYRVLVDRLWPRGIKKTDLNYDEWNKDVAPDTELRKWFHANSDQFPEFERRYREELESRLQSWQPLVARAVQGNLTLLFAAKDKEHNQAKVLKAFLEEKLS; encoded by the coding sequence ATGATTTTCTGTAAACGGGTTTATGATGAGGTCGCGGAAAGTGACGGTTACCGGGTACTGGTTGACCGGTTGTGGCCGCGCGGAATTAAAAAAACCGATCTGAATTACGATGAATGGAATAAGGATGTTGCGCCGGATACGGAATTACGCAAGTGGTTCCACGCTAACAGTGATCAGTTTCCGGAGTTTGAACGGCGTTACCGTGAAGAGCTGGAGAGCAGGCTGCAAAGCTGGCAACCGCTGGTGGCCAGAGCGGTGCAGGGCAATCTGACACTGTTGTTTGCGGCAAAAGATAAAGAACATAACCAGGCTAAAGTGCTGAAGGCATTTCTGGAAGAAAAATTATCCTGA
- a CDS encoding methylated-DNA--[protein]-cysteine S-methyltransferase has translation MIFRTQFSTVLGEMSAAATEQGVCFLEFTEDNRREDTLQLVSSRLKMAVTDGNHPQLALLESQLQDYFAGKRMIFTVPLVLPGTPFQQKVWDALLSVPFGSTVTYSMLAVSLSSPRAVRAVGRANGMNPVSVLVPCHRVTGKNGELTGYAGGTDRKAWLLAHEKQVKGASA, from the coding sequence ATGATATTTCGTACACAATTCAGCACGGTACTGGGTGAAATGTCGGCCGCGGCAACAGAGCAGGGTGTTTGTTTTCTGGAATTTACAGAAGACAACCGCCGTGAAGATACCTTACAGCTGGTTTCTTCCCGGCTGAAAATGGCGGTAACAGACGGAAATCATCCTCAACTGGCGTTGCTGGAGTCACAACTGCAGGACTATTTTGCCGGTAAACGGATGATATTTACCGTTCCGCTGGTGCTGCCGGGAACGCCTTTTCAGCAAAAAGTCTGGGATGCATTATTGTCTGTGCCGTTTGGCAGCACCGTTACTTACAGTATGCTGGCGGTGTCATTATCCTCACCGCGCGCTGTCCGGGCTGTCGGGCGGGCCAACGGGATGAATCCGGTTTCCGTGCTGGTACCGTGTCACCGCGTTACCGGCAAAAACGGCGAACTGACCGGCTATGCAGGAGGAACGGACCGCAAAGCCTGGTTACTGGCTCATGAAAAACAGGTTAAAGGAGCATCAGCATGA
- the prc gene encoding carboxy terminal-processing peptidase: MNKFLPLALLIGFSLTGNTMAKTGTSVLPDVKISQLPDTQQAPEHSTVSERVTSRFLHSHYRQFQLDGEFSAKILERYLNLLDYSHNVFLASDVAKFSKNKADVGNYLRKGELQPLYDLFNLSQKRRFERFQYALNRLKQPMNFDGDDVIDVDRSKAPWPQTEAELDKLWDAKVKYDWLTLKLSGKDDNEIKETLTKRYTYALKRLTQTKSEDVFQLIMTAFAREIDPHTSYLSPRNTEQFNSEMSLSLEGIGAVLRMDDDYTVINSLVAGGPALKSKELAVGDKILAVGQTGKPMVDVVGWRLDDVVSQIKGAKGSKVRLEVLGDTKGAKPRIVTLTREQIRLEDRAVKMTIKQVGDQKVAVLNIPGFYVGLTNDTKTQLQKLAKEKVDAVIIDLRGNGGGALTEAVDLSGLFITSGPVVQVRDNNGRVREDADSDDVIYYKGPLVVMVDRLSASASEIFAAAMQDYGRALIVGEPTFGKGTVQQHRPVSRIYDQMLRPEWPDLGSVQYTIQKFYRINGGSTQRKGVTPDIIMPTGFDNDDIGESFEDNALPWDSIAPAQYSQTDIIRKAVPELAQKYQERSKTDPEFAYIYEDLARFKANKPTQYIISLNYAKRDKEDKELEGIKLKRINERYAREGKKPLANLEALPKDYEGPDAYLDETVKIAADLAKVPDISKSAQ, translated from the coding sequence ATGAACAAATTTTTACCCCTGGCGTTGCTCATCGGATTTAGTTTAACCGGCAATACGATGGCAAAAACCGGCACCTCTGTGCTGCCGGATGTCAAAATCAGCCAGCTGCCGGATACTCAGCAGGCACCGGAGCACTCTACGGTCAGTGAGCGTGTGACGTCCCGGTTTCTGCATTCCCATTACCGTCAGTTTCAGCTCGACGGCGAATTTTCAGCGAAAATTCTGGAGCGTTATCTGAATCTGCTGGATTACAGCCATAACGTCTTTTTGGCGTCTGATGTGGCGAAATTCAGTAAGAACAAAGCAGATGTCGGCAATTATCTCCGCAAAGGGGAATTACAGCCGTTATACGATCTGTTTAATCTGTCACAAAAACGCCGTTTTGAGCGCTTTCAGTACGCGCTGAACCGCCTGAAGCAGCCGATGAATTTTGACGGCGACGATGTCATTGATGTGGACCGGAGCAAAGCACCGTGGCCGCAGACAGAAGCCGAGCTGGATAAACTGTGGGATGCCAAAGTCAAGTATGACTGGCTGACCCTGAAACTGTCCGGCAAAGATGACAATGAAATCAAAGAAACCCTCACCAAGCGCTATACCTATGCTCTGAAGCGTCTGACACAGACGAAAAGTGAGGATGTTTTCCAGCTGATCATGACCGCGTTTGCCCGCGAGATCGATCCGCACACCAGTTATCTCTCCCCGCGCAATACCGAGCAGTTTAACTCAGAAATGAGCCTGTCTCTGGAAGGCATTGGTGCCGTGCTGCGGATGGATGATGATTACACTGTGATTAATTCACTGGTCGCCGGTGGTCCTGCGCTGAAGAGCAAGGAACTGGCGGTCGGGGATAAAATTCTGGCTGTTGGTCAGACCGGCAAGCCGATGGTGGATGTGGTCGGCTGGCGCCTGGATGATGTGGTATCACAAATCAAAGGTGCCAAAGGCAGTAAAGTCCGCCTGGAAGTGCTGGGTGATACCAAAGGGGCCAAACCACGTATTGTGACCCTGACCCGTGAGCAGATCCGTCTGGAAGACAGAGCGGTGAAAATGACCATCAAACAGGTCGGCGACCAGAAAGTCGCAGTGCTCAATATTCCGGGTTTCTATGTGGGTCTGACCAATGACACCAAAACCCAGCTGCAGAAACTGGCCAAAGAGAAAGTGGATGCGGTGATTATCGATCTGCGCGGTAACGGCGGCGGTGCACTGACAGAAGCGGTTGATCTGTCCGGCCTGTTTATCACCAGTGGTCCGGTGGTGCAGGTGCGGGATAACAACGGCCGTGTCCGTGAAGATGCGGACAGCGATGATGTTATCTACTACAAAGGTCCGCTGGTGGTGATGGTTGACCGCCTGAGCGCATCCGCGTCTGAGATTTTCGCAGCAGCCATGCAGGATTACGGCCGTGCACTGATTGTCGGTGAACCGACCTTCGGTAAAGGTACTGTGCAGCAGCATCGCCCTGTCAGCCGTATTTATGACCAGATGCTGCGCCCTGAATGGCCGGATCTGGGCTCTGTGCAATATACTATCCAGAAATTCTACCGTATTAACGGCGGCAGTACCCAGCGTAAAGGGGTAACGCCGGATATCATTATGCCGACCGGCTTTGATAACGACGATATCGGTGAAAGCTTTGAGGATAATGCATTACCGTGGGACAGCATTGCCCCGGCGCAGTATTCACAGACAGATATTATCCGCAAAGCGGTACCTGAACTGGCTCAGAAATATCAGGAACGTTCAAAAACCGATCCGGAATTCGCTTATATTTACGAAGACCTGGCACGGTTTAAAGCCAATAAACCGACTCAGTATATTATTTCCCTGAATTACGCGAAGCGTGATAAAGAAGATAAAGAGCTGGAAGGGATTAAGCTGAAACGGATTAATGAACGTTATGCCCGTGAAGGCAAGAAACCGCTGGCAAATCTCGAGGCACTGCCGAAAGATTATGAAGGGCCGGACGCGTATCTTGATGAAACCGTTAAGATTGCAGCAGATCTGGCAAAAGTGCCGGATATCAGTAAGAGTGCGCAATAA
- the copC gene encoding copper homeostasis periplasmic binding protein CopC — protein sequence MLTNLTAHWRKLSAVVVLFVGLSGQQAFAHAHVKTLVPAADAAVTGSPENISLDFSEGIELKFSKISVKDAQNKPVAAGKPELAEGNDTRLILPLTETLPAGIYHVEWKVVSVDGHKTNGDYQFTVK from the coding sequence ATGTTAACCAACCTGACCGCGCACTGGCGCAAATTATCTGCTGTTGTTGTTTTATTTGTCGGTTTATCCGGCCAGCAGGCGTTTGCTCACGCTCATGTCAAAACCCTGGTTCCGGCGGCAGATGCGGCGGTGACCGGTTCACCGGAAAATATCTCTCTGGATTTTTCAGAAGGGATTGAACTGAAATTCAGTAAAATCAGTGTGAAAGATGCACAGAATAAACCTGTCGCTGCCGGAAAACCGGAGCTGGCGGAAGGGAATGATACCCGCCTGATCCTGCCGCTGACAGAAACGCTGCCGGCCGGTATCTATCACGTTGAATGGAAAGTAGTTTCTGTTGACGGGCACAAAACAAACGGTGACTATCAGTTTACGGTGAAATAA
- the ftnA gene encoding non-heme ferritin produces MLKPDMVNQLNAQLNLEFYSSNLYLQMSAWCADKGYEGAAAFLKAHAAEEMEHMQRLFNYLSDTGAMPLLGAIDAPPSEFSSVSDIFTLTLEHEKLITDEINKLVHAALTSQDYSTFNFLQWYVAEQHEEEKLFKSVLDKFAMVGDSGKSLFLLDKDLGRMASEPSAS; encoded by the coding sequence ATGTTAAAGCCGGATATGGTCAATCAACTGAATGCCCAGCTGAATCTTGAATTTTATTCCTCAAATTTATATCTGCAGATGAGTGCATGGTGTGCAGATAAAGGCTACGAAGGTGCTGCCGCATTCCTGAAAGCGCACGCAGCGGAAGAAATGGAGCATATGCAGCGCCTGTTTAATTACCTCAGCGATACCGGCGCGATGCCGCTGCTCGGGGCCATAGATGCACCACCGTCAGAATTCAGTTCAGTGAGTGATATTTTCACCCTGACGCTGGAACATGAAAAATTAATTACTGATGAAATTAATAAGCTGGTTCATGCTGCGCTGACCTCACAGGATTACTCTACCTTTAACTTCCTGCAGTGGTATGTGGCTGAGCAGCACGAAGAAGAAAAACTGTTCAAATCTGTGCTGGATAAATTCGCAATGGTGGGTGATAGTGGTAAGTCGCTGTTCCTGCTGGATAAAGATCTGGGCCGTATGGCAAGCGAACCATCCGCAAGCTGA
- the hemB gene encoding porphobilinogen synthase, giving the protein MQHDIQRLRRIRQTPQMRDLFRETSLSLNDLALPIFVEEGADDYKAIDSMPGVMRIPEKRLAYEIERIAKAGIKSVMTFGVSHHLDATGSDAWAEDGLVARMSRICKETVPEMVVMSDTCFCEYTSHGHCGVVHDGVVDNDETLHNLGLQAVVAAQAGADFIAPSAAQDGQVRAIRLALDAAGFHQTGIVSYSTKFASALYGPFRDAAGSCLKGDRKTYQMDPMNRREAIRESLIDEQEGADMLMVKPAGAYLDILRDVRERSNLPLAAYQVSGEYAMIKLAAQAGAIDETRVALETLGSIKRAGADLIFSYFALSLAENKILS; this is encoded by the coding sequence ATGCAACATGACATCCAGCGTCTCAGAAGAATTCGTCAGACCCCGCAGATGCGTGATCTGTTCCGGGAAACCTCATTAAGCCTCAATGATCTCGCGTTACCGATTTTTGTCGAAGAAGGCGCTGATGACTATAAAGCCATCGACAGCATGCCCGGCGTTATGCGCATTCCGGAAAAGCGCCTCGCTTACGAAATCGAGCGGATCGCCAAAGCCGGTATCAAATCCGTCATGACTTTCGGTGTTTCACATCATCTGGATGCAACCGGCAGTGATGCCTGGGCGGAAGATGGTCTGGTTGCGCGGATGTCCCGTATCTGCAAAGAGACCGTGCCTGAAATGGTAGTGATGTCCGATACCTGTTTCTGTGAATACACCAGCCACGGGCACTGCGGTGTGGTGCATGACGGCGTGGTCGATAACGACGAAACCCTGCATAACCTCGGGTTACAGGCAGTGGTTGCCGCACAGGCAGGGGCTGATTTTATCGCGCCTTCCGCAGCCCAGGACGGCCAGGTACGGGCTATCCGTCTGGCACTGGATGCCGCCGGGTTCCATCAGACCGGGATTGTGTCCTACTCCACCAAATTCGCCTCTGCCCTTTACGGCCCGTTCCGTGATGCAGCCGGTTCCTGCCTGAAAGGCGACCGCAAAACCTATCAGATGGATCCGATGAACCGCCGCGAGGCTATCCGTGAATCCCTGATTGATGAGCAGGAAGGTGCGGATATGCTGATGGTGAAACCGGCCGGAGCTTATCTGGATATTCTGCGCGATGTGCGCGAGCGTTCAAATCTGCCGCTGGCGGCCTATCAGGTGAGCGGTGAATACGCGATGATCAAACTGGCTGCACAGGCCGGTGCTATTGATGAAACCCGCGTTGCACTGGAGACTCTCGGCTCCATCAAACGTGCCGGGGCAGATTTAATTTTCAGTTATTTCGCCCTGAGCCTGGCAGAGAATAAGATCCTGAGCTGA